From the Iodobacter fluviatilis genome, one window contains:
- a CDS encoding AAA family ATPase codes for MASARQDFERFVRWLYQPEKQLPADVRRIATLALANFNELAGTSRQRSQRSNYLVGLLRRDLAHTADVAPTAVAGADAGPWQWARLRHLTLGPFRGFRAPEPFDLTKQIILFYGPNGSGKTSLCEGLEYALLGDVEEAGNKRIAAQTYLANVRDRRFDAPILKATDQQGREVDVVANPDTYRFCFVEKNRIDAFSRIAARPNAQRAELIATLFGMDQFNEFVNHFNENIDGQLILLSEQQSTLAARRNALTADLTTVEGEAAALQTLADEEAALAREFAADITYEALKSLIGTTEAPGRLQKLDAILEAVPPNVLGVTRQGLLDAFENAHQCGEELDSIVAALRSKSDQVSFKALYDSILALQKVVGDRCPACDTPLNGQGHVAIDPYKKATEGLRLLEELSVLQDHQQTTQTRLGQVSRELRQMLGPVAAFITAQQEDGTSTGQWVLQLPGESVGRWWSDIFPQALAIQDGPPALSDVLAVVDRMAAEDDMSRRTQQDRQQHVAERRRLNEFQLKVQAQDFKRQSLKDNVEAANSRIQAFDETNAVLIAQADQERLDIARDIPFKVAYDRFLEELRAYRAQLPGQLMAGLNDAAKDLYNAFNRNDRDEDKLSALHLPLSGDGKIEISFCGNPDDRVDALHVLSEGHVRCLGLAILMAKAKSIECPVIVFDDAINAIDHDHRGGIREAIFESDMFAQTQLIVTCHSNEFIKDIQQHLPAQRRNGCQVYLLRHHDGNYQPKVTGNIASANYIAKARAAREALNDRDALAASRQALEMLSEKTWRWLGSHDQGVLNLMLAGVGAEPALRNLCEALVKKLRDAQTFNHANKVPLLAAYGCVLGIPVNNLVWTYLNKGTHEEAERDDFDGELVESVVQTLEELDRLDLRPGR; via the coding sequence ATGGCATCTGCTAGGCAAGATTTTGAGCGTTTTGTACGATGGCTCTATCAGCCAGAGAAACAGCTCCCTGCGGATGTCCGTCGCATCGCCACTCTGGCTTTGGCGAACTTCAATGAGTTGGCGGGGACTTCGCGGCAAAGAAGTCAGCGATCTAACTATCTTGTTGGCCTGCTTCGTCGAGATCTTGCACATACTGCTGACGTGGCACCAACCGCGGTTGCTGGGGCTGATGCCGGCCCATGGCAATGGGCAAGACTTCGTCATTTGACATTAGGCCCTTTTCGAGGTTTTCGGGCACCAGAGCCGTTCGATCTCACCAAGCAGATCATCCTTTTCTATGGTCCCAACGGCAGCGGAAAGACCAGCCTGTGTGAAGGGCTGGAATACGCACTCTTGGGTGATGTTGAAGAAGCAGGAAACAAACGCATTGCAGCCCAAACTTATCTCGCCAATGTTCGCGATAGAAGGTTTGATGCACCGATATTGAAAGCAACGGATCAGCAAGGACGGGAGGTCGACGTCGTTGCTAACCCCGACACTTATCGCTTCTGTTTTGTAGAAAAAAACCGAATCGATGCGTTTTCAAGAATCGCCGCTCGTCCCAATGCTCAGCGCGCTGAACTAATTGCCACTCTCTTCGGCATGGATCAGTTCAATGAGTTCGTGAACCATTTCAATGAGAACATTGACGGGCAACTAATCCTTCTCAGCGAACAGCAGAGCACCTTGGCGGCGCGCCGGAATGCGTTGACCGCGGATCTTACCACTGTCGAAGGGGAAGCCGCGGCTCTGCAGACACTGGCGGATGAGGAAGCTGCGCTGGCGAGGGAGTTCGCAGCCGACATCACATATGAAGCACTCAAGAGTCTAATCGGTACCACCGAAGCCCCTGGGCGCCTCCAGAAACTCGATGCGATTCTGGAGGCGGTGCCTCCAAATGTGCTCGGCGTGACACGCCAAGGCCTTTTGGATGCTTTTGAGAATGCACATCAATGTGGAGAGGAGCTTGACTCCATCGTTGCTGCGCTGCGATCCAAAAGTGACCAAGTTTCTTTCAAGGCGCTTTATGACTCGATTCTCGCATTACAGAAAGTTGTCGGAGATCGTTGCCCTGCATGCGACACCCCGCTGAACGGCCAGGGTCATGTTGCTATAGATCCTTACAAGAAAGCGACTGAAGGGTTGAGGCTGCTTGAAGAGCTTAGTGTTCTTCAAGATCACCAGCAGACCACACAGACTAGACTTGGGCAAGTATCTCGCGAATTGCGCCAGATGCTTGGTCCCGTTGCTGCGTTTATCACCGCGCAACAGGAGGATGGTACATCAACCGGCCAGTGGGTGTTACAGCTTCCCGGAGAGTCTGTAGGACGTTGGTGGTCAGATATCTTTCCCCAAGCGCTTGCCATTCAAGATGGACCTCCGGCCCTGAGCGACGTTCTGGCTGTGGTAGATCGCATGGCTGCAGAAGACGATATGTCACGGCGGACCCAGCAGGATCGACAACAACACGTGGCAGAGCGTCGGCGACTTAATGAATTTCAACTCAAAGTTCAGGCGCAAGACTTCAAGCGGCAGAGCCTGAAAGATAACGTCGAGGCAGCTAATAGCCGGATACAGGCATTCGACGAAACAAATGCAGTGCTGATTGCGCAAGCGGATCAGGAGAGGCTAGACATCGCACGGGACATCCCATTTAAGGTTGCCTATGACCGATTCCTCGAAGAGTTGAGGGCCTATAGAGCTCAGCTACCCGGCCAATTAATGGCTGGACTCAACGACGCAGCCAAGGATCTATATAACGCATTCAATCGGAACGATAGGGATGAGGACAAACTATCAGCTCTACATCTCCCTTTGAGTGGAGACGGAAAGATTGAGATTAGTTTTTGTGGAAATCCAGACGATCGTGTCGATGCACTCCATGTCCTTAGCGAAGGACATGTACGCTGTCTCGGATTGGCAATTCTTATGGCCAAAGCAAAGAGTATCGAGTGCCCAGTCATCGTCTTTGATGACGCCATTAATGCGATAGATCACGACCATCGAGGGGGCATCCGAGAGGCCATCTTTGAAAGTGACATGTTCGCTCAAACCCAGTTAATCGTCACATGTCATAGCAATGAATTCATCAAGGATATTCAGCAACATCTCCCAGCACAACGACGCAATGGATGCCAAGTCTACTTACTCCGACATCACGACGGCAATTATCAACCTAAGGTGACCGGCAATATTGCTAGTGCAAACTACATCGCCAAGGCGAGAGCCGCAAGGGAAGCGCTAAATGATAGAGATGCTTTGGCTGCCTCTCGCCAAGCCTTGGAAATGCTGTCTGAAAAGACATGGCGTTGGCTAGGAAGTCACGATCAGGGCGTTTTGAATCTTATGCTCGCCGGGGTTGGAGCCGAGCCCGCGTTGAGGAATCTTTGTGAAGCTCTGGTCAAGAAGCTGCGAGATGCTCAAACCTTTAATCACGCCAACAAGGTTCCCCTTCTTGCTGCTTATGGCTGCGTTCTAGGTATCCCAGTCAATAACCTTGTGTGGACCTACCTCAATAAAGGCACACATGAGGAGGCGGAGCGTGATGATTTTGATGGTGAGCTTGTTGAATCGGTTGTCCAAACTCTAGAGGAGCTTGACCGCCTCGATTTAAGGCCTGGGCGGTAG
- a CDS encoding GTPase-associated system all-helical protein GASH: protein MTISVLQDFLNLRLLDIGAEDSRLEKLSEACNELSQQYMVEPNAAMTPLLTAWDPTAGPEPALIAIGELLQKYWPTFRGAFQDEPLTLYRAIVLEAVMQAMDRQGVLAVAVDLVGANVLPYLNVGKEERILSKILERARDIKSERLTQLWRIQTASEPISPLKISSTPALKNLDPNVWFSQVAAAAGPNTDKAGVTLETPNPYWPSQPTNWSYEFANRMAPLLADVHDKAVNAALKASTQVFKGLGESIATKLNDFFRSEQLRKNQLNISNNLLWWRQSLYSETAAMPYRKLDSLLVPLHMAIDMANLLPEVYPPAVESLLFEAVLAAIGSRGEEEISMGELMDAHKRSITIEGIARVKGLRITLGNRSLFIQSIANFCIHAKLDIPQLDFDSKTSMTLGDWAIWFLREIKALDALFLPDEIEQLEEQA, encoded by the coding sequence ATGACGATCAGCGTACTGCAAGATTTTTTGAATCTTCGACTTTTGGATATTGGAGCAGAAGACTCTCGCTTGGAAAAACTGAGCGAGGCTTGCAACGAGCTGTCGCAGCAGTATATGGTGGAGCCTAATGCCGCTATGACTCCACTGCTCACAGCATGGGATCCCACCGCTGGGCCGGAACCGGCACTCATCGCGATTGGCGAGCTATTGCAGAAGTATTGGCCTACTTTCCGTGGCGCATTCCAAGATGAACCACTCACTTTGTATCGCGCCATTGTTCTTGAGGCCGTCATGCAAGCAATGGATAGACAAGGTGTCTTGGCAGTTGCCGTTGATCTTGTGGGAGCGAACGTCCTGCCCTACCTCAATGTGGGTAAGGAAGAGCGAATCTTGTCAAAGATTTTGGAGCGAGCTCGAGACATCAAATCAGAACGTCTCACGCAGCTCTGGCGGATACAAACTGCATCTGAACCTATTTCACCTTTAAAGATTTCATCTACCCCAGCCCTGAAAAATTTGGATCCGAACGTATGGTTCTCACAGGTTGCCGCCGCGGCGGGACCCAACACGGACAAAGCGGGAGTTACGCTGGAAACCCCAAATCCGTACTGGCCTAGCCAACCGACCAATTGGTCGTATGAGTTCGCCAACAGAATGGCACCACTTCTGGCCGATGTCCACGATAAGGCGGTCAATGCAGCCTTGAAGGCAAGCACGCAAGTGTTTAAAGGGCTGGGCGAGTCCATAGCAACCAAATTGAATGATTTCTTCCGCTCTGAGCAATTACGTAAAAACCAGCTGAACATATCGAACAACCTACTATGGTGGCGACAGTCTCTGTACTCAGAGACTGCTGCCATGCCTTACCGCAAACTCGATAGCCTACTTGTGCCGCTCCACATGGCTATCGACATGGCTAATCTATTGCCAGAGGTCTATCCACCAGCAGTTGAATCGCTTCTATTTGAGGCAGTACTCGCCGCTATTGGTTCTCGTGGTGAAGAGGAAATCTCAATGGGCGAGCTCATGGATGCACATAAGCGGTCTATAACCATTGAGGGAATTGCAAGGGTTAAGGGACTGAGGATCACGCTAGGGAATCGAAGCCTATTTATTCAGTCGATTGCGAATTTTTGTATACACGCAAAATTAGATATTCCTCAGTTGGATTTTGATTCAAAGACATCAATGACACTCGGAGACTGGGCAATTTGGTTTTTGCGAGAGATCAAGGCATTGGACGCGTTGTTTTTACCGGACGAAATTGAGCAGTTAGAGGAGCAAGCGTGA
- a CDS encoding TniQ family protein — MFLLRPHPLPFESLSSWRQRAGFANGFWRYPQPHGPKSQADPDRLPKVDEQLWLSQNFQIELNRIGHLTLDSELALLQNHQGYSTQLHWQTILGAKDRQHSSGPVFCPECLKSDPIPYFRLHWRFAFLTECPEHNIELLESCPKCASHIWPATVKNLSQSRPWSIITSCPQCGFDLRNSRALPYNAHTLATTFWSLITTEALPQSVSQIHTRADFFEGLWVLCQFLLRKPANSVWDFIPIQLHNKLPFYLEKKTLIEEMNINHRREVIQSAYWLMEEWPERFLFIAKRVGLTSSMFSPTANYSPSWLTSLLDSKLTRSKKIICINDVNGAIFQIAQSGKLVSKKAVRNLLGIKESRIVDTLISRRNRATLAELKLLLGKFEYQMAICPNSRDQKASLTRDYLILLLSVLKRIPIEGICSQSEEDILETLSTAAQLGCDATGFETLLKEQANNLNDEYKKAIRPKFLVEEKLVSHWFIGREGKHFAGHTLRARIAKMMQQDFPHDLWKSCDSFIYTLGPAPVSRRQLQRNKIQASSQ; from the coding sequence ATGTTCTTGCTTAGACCACACCCGCTGCCTTTTGAATCTTTATCTTCTTGGAGACAAAGGGCAGGTTTTGCGAATGGTTTCTGGCGATACCCGCAGCCCCATGGCCCAAAATCTCAAGCAGACCCAGACCGCCTACCAAAGGTTGATGAGCAGCTATGGCTCAGCCAAAACTTCCAAATAGAGCTAAATCGAATTGGGCATCTAACCCTTGACTCAGAACTAGCGCTTTTACAAAACCATCAAGGCTACTCTACCCAACTTCACTGGCAAACAATCCTTGGGGCAAAAGACCGGCAGCACTCCAGCGGCCCTGTATTCTGCCCAGAATGCCTTAAATCTGACCCCATCCCTTACTTTAGACTTCACTGGCGTTTTGCTTTTTTAACTGAATGTCCAGAACACAACATTGAACTCTTAGAGTCTTGCCCCAAATGTGCTAGCCACATTTGGCCCGCTACGGTTAAAAACCTCTCACAAAGCCGACCCTGGTCAATTATTACCTCATGTCCCCAATGTGGATTTGACCTGAGAAATAGCCGCGCATTACCTTACAACGCACATACACTTGCTACAACATTTTGGAGTTTGATAACAACTGAAGCACTTCCCCAATCCGTTTCACAGATACACACACGAGCAGATTTTTTTGAAGGTTTATGGGTGCTATGTCAATTTTTACTGCGTAAACCAGCTAATTCAGTATGGGATTTTATACCCATTCAACTACACAATAAATTGCCATTTTATCTAGAAAAAAAAACACTCATTGAAGAAATGAACATCAATCATAGGAGGGAAGTTATTCAAAGTGCCTACTGGCTTATGGAAGAGTGGCCGGAAAGATTTCTTTTTATAGCCAAGCGTGTGGGCCTCACCAGTAGCATGTTTTCTCCAACGGCGAATTATAGCCCTAGCTGGCTTACAAGCTTGTTGGACAGTAAATTGACACGAAGCAAAAAAATTATCTGCATTAATGATGTTAATGGCGCCATATTTCAGATTGCGCAAAGCGGAAAACTAGTCTCAAAAAAGGCAGTCAGGAACCTCTTAGGAATCAAGGAAAGCAGGATTGTTGATACCCTAATATCGAGAAGAAACCGTGCAACGCTTGCTGAGCTCAAGTTACTGCTCGGTAAATTTGAATATCAAATGGCCATTTGCCCAAACTCTCGAGACCAAAAGGCCTCCCTCACTAGAGACTACTTAATTTTATTACTCAGCGTACTAAAACGAATACCTATTGAAGGAATTTGCAGCCAATCTGAAGAGGATATTTTGGAAACTCTATCTACCGCTGCCCAACTAGGATGTGACGCTACGGGATTTGAGACGTTACTCAAAGAGCAAGCAAATAACTTGAATGACGAATATAAAAAGGCAATCCGACCTAAATTTCTAGTCGAAGAAAAACTAGTTTCTCACTGGTTTATTGGGCGAGAAGGCAAACATTTTGCTGGACATACCCTTCGAGCAAGAATCGCAAAAATGATGCAACAAGATTTTCCTCATGACCTTTGGAAATCATGCGATTCGTTCATATACACCCTGGGACCTGCGCCAGTTAGTCGACGTCAACTTCAACGAAATAAAATTCAGGCATCGTCCCAATAA